One Danio rerio strain Tuebingen ecotype United States chromosome 13, GRCz12tu, whole genome shotgun sequence DNA window includes the following coding sequences:
- the zgc:193505 gene encoding uncharacterized protein LOC559113: MHLLRQNTDTHHHQQQQQKTPTTEDFANMSFFSGMLGNKGAESMVDQAVDKASTVVKKKMKETITGKKQPTDKTGGMGGLFPSSGDNKPKEKSGGLFGGLLSTEKPAENPPAAATSAADSTPSKPADPEFNDALDELANDF; the protein is encoded by the exons ATGCATCTCCTGCGCCAAAACACTGACacacaccaccaccaacaacaacaacagaaaactcCAACAACTGAGGACTTCGCAAACATGTCTTTTTTTTCGGGAATGCTTGGCAATAAAGGAGCCGAATCAATGGTCGACCAAGCTGTGGACAAAGCAT CtactgtggttaaaaaaaaaatgaaggaaacaATTACTGGAAAGAAGCAGCCAACCGATAAGACCGGAGGCATGGGAGGGCTTTTCCCAAGTAGTGGAGataataagccaaaggaaaaatcaGGAGGACTGTTTGGCGGCTTGCTTTCAACAGAAAAACCAGCAGAAAACCCTCCTGCAGCAGCCACAAGTGCAGCAGACAGCACTCCAAGTAAACCAGCAGACCCCG AATTCAACGACGCCCTGGATGAACTTGCTAATGATTT